The DNA window GATAAAGCTATGATTTACCGATCTGCGCCGCTGCGCCGCAGCCCCTATCGCGCCCCGCAAACCGGATTCCGCATATTCAACCAAGCGGTTGAGATTGTGCGCACCGCCCCGTTTTCACTGTTCCTCAAATACTCAAACTCCGCCGCCGGCCCTAAAGCTCCAGCCAAGCCAGGTCGGCGCCCCACTCTTCCAGTAGCGCAACCAGATCGGCAGGCCGGATCGCCACCGTCCGGTCATTGACCAGCGGATGCGCATGGACGAACCCCGCGTCCCGCACCGCCGCGTCCATCCACAGCTGCACGCCAGCCCCGGCCCCGTTGACCATCGCCAGCGGGCTGACCGCGCCGGGCCGCACGCCCAGGAACTCCATCAACCGCTCCGCCGAGCCGAAGGACAACCCCGCAACGCCCATCTGCGCACCCAGCGCCTTCAGATCCACCTCCCGGTCCTGTTCCAGCACCACAAGGTGGTTCCGCTTTTTGCGATCCCGCAGGTAGAAATTCTTGATGTCGATCCGCCCGTCGCCTGCCGGAACGGCCCCGCCCTGCACCGTCTTGGCGTCCTCGACCGTGCGCAGGGGGATATGCTCGTAAAACTCGAAATCGAGGCCCGCCGCGCGCATCCGCGCCAGCAGGTCATCGGAACTCACGGGCAAGCTGTCCTGAAAGGCGGAAGAGGCATCGACCATATCCAAGGGTTCCTTGACCGGGAAAGGCGGCTATTCCGCCGGGTCGTCCTTCTCGAAGAACGACTTCA is part of the Roseovarius sp. THAF9 genome and encodes:
- a CDS encoding prolyl-tRNA synthetase associated domain-containing protein; amino-acid sequence: MVDASSAFQDSLPVSSDDLLARMRAAGLDFEFYEHIPLRTVEDAKTVQGGAVPAGDGRIDIKNFYLRDRKKRNHLVVLEQDREVDLKALGAQMGVAGLSFGSAERLMEFLGVRPGAVSPLAMVNGAGAGVQLWMDAAVRDAGFVHAHPLVNDRTVAIRPADLVALLEEWGADLAWLEL